From the Corythoichthys intestinalis isolate RoL2023-P3 chromosome 13, ASM3026506v1, whole genome shotgun sequence genome, one window contains:
- the LOC130929089 gene encoding oocyte zinc finger protein XlCOF6-like isoform X3 has protein sequence MGHGLHLAISFSKYIDPELQELESPAVKEEVEHPQMKKEESDDPQQQKREEQLPIEMELPDVKEEDDIRTGEPLKSEAVLSETNRGAEPPNSEDATSHLAYSDDGLKKAYSDDKRKCSQCGKTFSNKYICLRHMRSHTGEKPFSCSVCGKGFTLKHHLKAHARCHTGEKTFSCSVCGQGFTLGQNLKTHTRTHTGEKPFSCSICAQRFSRKSALKTHTRTHTGEKPFSCSVCGQGFTLKQQLNVHTRSHTGFRKYLDTEGQEPEFPGVKEDVELPQINEEKPEHCQKEREGQLSVKEEEELPYVKEEEEEYITRSTGEPLKSEDGLSDPNRWAEPPSSGSSSTEGLQAGSFITPPSDSEDATSLSPYSDEEGYNKDHSDDKLCKCSQCGKTFANKYICRTHMRSHTGEKPFVCSVCAQSFSRKSGLKIHRRTHTGEKPFSCSVCDQRFSCKRNLNIHTRTHTGEKPFACSVCGQGFAQKETLKRHTRTHTGEKPFPCSVCGRRFGRNSLLKRHTRTHTGEKPFSCSDCGQVFAQKQHLKIHTRTHTGDKPFSCSVCGQRFSSKSALKIHTRTHTGEKPFSCLACGQRFTQKQHLKRHTRTHTGENLFSCSVSSQAFSQQDLIKRHMCVGERSSGQ, from the exons gtttcagcAAATATATTGATCCAGAGCTGCAGGAGTTAGAGTCTCCTGCCGTTAAAGAAGAAGTTGAACACCCGCAAATGAAAAAGGAAGAGTCGGACGACCCTCAACAGCAAAAGAGAGAAGAGCAACTTCCAATTGAAATGGAGCTGCCAGACGTTAAAGAGGAGGACGATATCAGgactggtgagcccttgaagagTGAAGCAGTTCTGAGTGAGACCAACAGAGGAGCGGAGCCTCCAAACAGCGAAGATGCCACGTCACACTTGGCTTACAGTGATGATGGTCTTAAGAAAGCTTACAGTGACGACAAACgcaaatgctctcagtgtgggaaaacctttAGTAATAAGTATATTTGTCTTAGGCATATGAGaagccacactggagaaaaacctttttcctgctcagtttgtggtaaaggGTTCACTCTAAAGCATCACCTAAAAGCACACGCAAGGTGCCATACCGGAGAAAaaactttttcctgctcagtttgtggtcaagggttCACTCTTGGGCAAAACTTAAAAACACACaccagaacccacactggtgaaaaacctttttcctgctcaatttgtgcTCAAAGATTCAGTCGTAAGAGCGCCTTAAAAACACACaccagaacccacactggtgagaaacctttttcctgttcagtttgtggtcaagggttTACTCTAAAGCAACAGTTAAATGTACACACAAGATCACACACTG gtttcagaaaatatcTTGATACTGAGGGGCAGGAGCCAGAATTTCCTGGCGTTAAAGAGGATGTTGAGCTCCCCCAAATTAATGAGGAGAAGCCAGAGCACTGTCAAAAGGAGAGAGAAGGGCAACTTTCAGTCAAGGAGGAAGAGGAGCTGCCATACGTtaaagaggaggaagaggagtatATCACCAGGTCgactggtgagcccttgaagagTGAAGATGGTCTGAGTGATCCCAACAGATGGGCAGAGCCTCCAAGCAGcggcagcagctcaacagaaggaTTGCAAGCGGGCAGCTTCATCACTCCACCATCAGATAGCGAAGATGCCACGTCACTCTCGCCTTACAGTGATGAAGAAGGTTATAACAAAGATCACAGTGACGACAAACtctgcaaatgctctcagtgtgggaaaacctttgcAAATAAGTATATTTGTCGTACCCATATGAGgagccacactggtgaaaaaccttttgtctgctcagtttgtgctCAAAGTTTCAGTCGGAAGAGCGGCTTAAAAATCCAcagaagaacacacactggagaaaaacctttttcctgctcagtttgtgaccaAAGATTCAGTTGCAAAAGGAACTTAaacatacacacaagaacccacactggtgagaaaccttttgcctgctcagtttgtggtcaaggattcgctCAAAAAGAAACCTTAAaacgacacacaagaacccacactggcgaaaaaccttttccctgctcagtttgtggccgAAGATTTGGTCGCAACAGCCTGTTAAAAAGACACACAAGGacgcacactggcgaaaaacctttttcctgctcagattgTGGTCAAGTATTTGCTCAAAAGCAACATttgaaaatacacacaagaacccacactggcgacaaACCCTTttcttgctcagtttgtggccaaaGATTCAGTAGCAAGAGCGCcctaaaaatacacacaagaacccacactggtgaaaaacctttttcctgcttggCTTGTGGCCAAAGATTCACTCAAAAGCAACATTTGAagagacacacaagaacccacactggcgaaaaccttttttcctgctcagtttctaGTCAAGCATTCTCTCAGCAGGATCTGATTAAGAGACATATGTGTGTTGGTGAGAGAAGCAGTGGCCAGTGA